The segment AAAGATAATAGACTATCTTTTTTGTGGAGGAGCTAAATCATTTTCTATATACCCCATTCGCGTAGTATATAAAGAACATCCCATGCCTGAAGCTACAAATACATCTATACTTGTGAGTGTTTCAAAGAAGAGACATAAGCATGCTGTAGATAGAAATAGAGTAAAAAGGCTATTAAGGGAAAGCTTCAGAACAAATAAAAATATAATA is part of the Bacteroides coprosuis DSM 18011 genome and harbors:
- a CDS encoding Ribonuclease P protein component (HAMAP: Ribonuclease P~InterPro IPR000100~KEGG: bvu:BVU_1188 ribonuclease P~PFAM: Ribonuclease P~SPTR: Ribonuclease P protein component;~TIGRFAM: Ribonuclease P~IMG reference gene:2504106032~PFAM: Ribonuclease P~TIGRFAM: ribonuclease P protein component, eubacterial): MGKQSFKRQERIKSKKIIDYLFCGGAKSFSIYPIRVVYKEHPMPEATNTSILVSVSKKRHKHAVDRNRVKRLLRESFRTNKNIILDKLSSQNKHLAIAFIYLSTDIYPFDEIESRMKKILMHISEEFDS